CAAGCTAGGTCGTCAGGCAACTCACCGTTCTCGACATCGGTGCCGAAAAGGTTGCATAGCACCCGACGGAAGTACTCGTGGCGCGGATATGAAAGGAAACTGCGCGAATCGGTGAGCATGCCCACAAAGCGGCTCAGCAGGCCCATATTGGAGAGCGAGTTCACCTGGTTCTCCATTCCTACTTTCTGATCGAGGAACCACCAGCCCGAGCCAAACTGCACCTTGCCCGCAACCGAACCGTCATTGAAGTTACCGATCATGGTAGCTATCAAGTCGTTGTCTGCTGGGTTCAGGTTGTAGATGATGGTCTTGGCCAGACGATCTTGCGAGTCGAGGCGGTCGAGGAAGGTGGAGAGTGCACGGCCTTGAGGGAAGTCGCCGATGGAGTCCCAACCGGTATCAGGGCCTAGCTGACGCAAGGCACGTGAGTTGTTGTTGCGCAGAGCACCTAGGTGGAACTGCTGAGTCCAGCCCTTATCCCAGTCCATTTCAGCCAGCGCAATAAGAATAGCCGACTTAAACTTCAGAACTTCGTCGTGCGTCAGAGCGTGACCACCGCGGATCTTGGCGAAGATGTCAATGACTTCCTCATCCGTGTAGTCAACGGCATAAATCTGCTCCAAGCCGTGGTCCGACAAGCGGCAACCTAGCTTCGCAAAGTAGTCGTGACGACGCTGTAGAGCAGTCAGCAGGTTACCATAGGTATGAATCTCGACGCTGGCCGAAGCAGCTAGCTTATCTAAGTAAACATTGTAAACTGCCGGGTCTTCCACTGCCATAGCCTTATCAGGGCGGAACGTTGGTAGCACCCGAATGCCGAATGGCTCAGCGGCAATAGCGTGATGATGCTCTAGTGAATCAGATGGATCGTCGGTTGTGCAGACGGTTTCCACTTTCATCTTCAACAGCAGGTTACGCACCGAATACTCAGGCGTACGGAGCTTCTCGTTGCATGCGTCGTAAATGCGACGGGCGCTGCTGCCATCCAGCAGTTCTGTGATGCCAAAGTAGCGCTGCAACTCCAAGTGCGTCCAGTGATAGAGCGGGTTACGCATGGTATACGGCACCGTCTCCGCCCATTTTTCGAACTTCTCCCAGTCGGAAGCATCACCTGTAATGTAGCGCTCGTCTACTCCGTTGGCCCGCATGGCGCGCCACTTGTAGTGGTCGCCGTAAAGCCAGATTTGGGTTAGATTATCGAACTGCTTGTCTTGGGCAATCTGGTCGGGAGGAAGGTGGCAGTGATAGTCGATGATGGGCATCTGCTTAGCAAACTCGTGGTAGAGTTGCTGGGCCGTATCGGTCTGCAGCAGGAAGTCCTCGTTCAAAAAAGGCTTCTTCATATTGGTAAAAATTAGGGGCGAAGCTCCTCCTTCGCACTTGGTTAGCAAGGTAGGAGCTTACGCAGCAATTGCTTCCCCGTAGTCTCCTGCAATGTGGCTATTTCAAACTGGAATATTACAACGAGACACCCCGTTTCCAAGGAATGAAGTCCGTTTGTCCATGACGTACGGCGCTTACTTCTTCCCCGCTGGCAACCCGTACCACATACTCTAGGATGCGCTGCCCGGCTTGCTCAATGGTTTCTTCCCCGTCGATAACGGTACCAGTGTTCACGTCGATGATATCGGGCATGCGCTTAGCCAGCGCTGTATTGCTCGAAATCTTCACAACCGGTACAATCGGGTTCCCCGTTGGCGTACCTAGGCCCGTAGTGAACAGTACGAGATTAGCACCTGACCCCACTTCAGCAGTCGTCGACTCAACGTCGTTGCCAGGCGTGCACAGCAGGTTCAAGCCTGGCTTCGTAACTAGCTCAGGGTAGTCAAGCACAGCTACGACTGGCGACGAACCGCCTTTGCGTGCTGCACCCGCCGACTTCATAGCATCAGTAATAAGGCCGTCGCGAATGTTGCCGGGCGATGGGTTCATGTCAAAACCGGAACCAACGGCAATAGCGCTGTCGCCATACGCCTTCATGAGGCTGCTGAACCGCTCGGCTGTTTCGCTGTCTACGCTACGATCTACCAATTCTTGCTCAACGCCGCACAGTTCGGGGAACTCCGCCAGGATTACAGAACCACCTAGGGCCACCATCAGATCGGATACGTGACCAACAGCAGGGTTAGCGGAGATACCAGAGAAGCCATCGGAACCGCCGCATTCCAAGCCAATGGTCAGCTTGCTAAGCGGAGCAGGCTGACGCTCATTCTTGTCGGCTATCATCAAACCAGCAAAGGTTTGGCGCAAAGCTTGGCTTACCAGCGCTTCTTCGGTACCAATCTTTTGCTGCTCCAAAATGTAGAGCGGCTTATCGAAGTTGGGGCTA
This Hymenobacter sp. GOD-10R DNA region includes the following protein-coding sequences:
- the uxaC gene encoding glucuronate isomerase, with translation MKKPFLNEDFLLQTDTAQQLYHEFAKQMPIIDYHCHLPPDQIAQDKQFDNLTQIWLYGDHYKWRAMRANGVDERYITGDASDWEKFEKWAETVPYTMRNPLYHWTHLELQRYFGITELLDGSSARRIYDACNEKLRTPEYSVRNLLLKMKVETVCTTDDPSDSLEHHHAIAAEPFGIRVLPTFRPDKAMAVEDPAVYNVYLDKLAASASVEIHTYGNLLTALQRRHDYFAKLGCRLSDHGLEQIYAVDYTDEEVIDIFAKIRGGHALTHDEVLKFKSAILIALAEMDWDKGWTQQFHLGALRNNNSRALRQLGPDTGWDSIGDFPQGRALSTFLDRLDSQDRLAKTIIYNLNPADNDLIATMIGNFNDGSVAGKVQFGSGWWFLDQKVGMENQVNSLSNMGLLSRFVGMLTDSRSFLSYPRHEYFRRVLCNLFGTDVENGELPDDLAWIGQIIQNISYGNAKAYFGFENEASGNVRRNNDAAVATAELPIHTNG
- a CDS encoding altronate dehydratase family protein, with amino-acid sequence MKHLVAKIHPDDNVLVALTDLPIGTPVTWDGTTVTTTEKIPAKHKLALQTLEPGDSVTMYGVLVGKARHAIQLGGLLTTANIQHATNSYDEHQEKRRNWNAPNVDYWQEQTFMGFHRSDGRVGTANYWLVIPLVFCENRNIQVLEEALVNDLGYARRKSYQPQTQELISLMQSGKTLEEILATDLRSADNSAARPRLFPNVDGIRFLSHEGGCGGIRQDAQSLCGLLAGYITHPNVAGATVLSLGCQNAQVSMLQDEIKKRSPNFDKPLYILEQQKIGTEEALVSQALRQTFAGLMIADKNERQPAPLSKLTIGLECGGSDGFSGISANPAVGHVSDLMVALGGSVILAEFPELCGVEQELVDRSVDSETAERFSSLMKAYGDSAIAVGSGFDMNPSPGNIRDGLITDAMKSAGAARKGGSSPVVAVLDYPELVTKPGLNLLCTPGNDVESTTAEVGSGANLVLFTTGLGTPTGNPIVPVVKISSNTALAKRMPDIIDVNTGTVIDGEETIEQAGQRILEYVVRVASGEEVSAVRHGQTDFIPWKRGVSL